Proteins encoded by one window of Cervus canadensis isolate Bull #8, Minnesota chromosome 18, ASM1932006v1, whole genome shotgun sequence:
- the LOC122421331 gene encoding metalloproteinase inhibitor 1-like has protein sequence MDTPQGERGRRLFMLAVLDILQTLPHASAQLNQGTTMGPAFLLAFPLLLALSTPCNACECKFRHPQTYYCTSDIVVVGNILERGNDTALKRNYRINITQILKIPKKIPPITSVYTPKAWDSCGYEVRTSQQSELLIAGYLRRGALYFTRCHMVHFWYLLTSEQKLGFKALYRRGCKCQIQPCLLCWRSCPQPDKQECVWEQKDCDYSMWEGNQSLYSMCAPGHDGHCEWTRIDTVNYRPETTPPPETTPAMMAII, from the exons ATGGATACACCCCAGGGTGAAAGGGGCAGGCGACTATTTATGCTTGCGGTGCTGGACATTCTACAGACGCTGCCACACGCCTCGGCTCAGCTCAACCAAG GGACTACCATGGGTCCTGCCTTCCTGCTGGCCTTTCCTTTGCTGCTGGCTCTTTCAACACCCTGCAATGCCTGTGAGTGTAAATTTCGGCATCCTCAGACATACTACTGCACGTCAGACATCG tTGTAGTAGGTAATATACTGGAACGTGGAAATGACACCGCATTAAAACGAAACTACAGAATCAACATCACTCAG ATACTCAAGATTCCCAAGAAGATCCCTCCCATCACTTCTGTATACACACCCAAGGCCTGGGATAGCTGTGGTTACGAGGTGAGGACTTCTCAGCAATCAGAATTACTTATTGCAG GCTATCTGAGGAGGGGGGCGCTGTACTTCACAAGATGCCACATGGTACATTTCTGGTACCTTCTCACCAGCGAGCAGAAGTTAGGTTTCAAGGCGCTGTACAGAAGGGGATGCAAATGTCAG aTTCAGCCGTGCCTTCTCTGCTGGCGCAGTTGCCCCCAACCTGATAAACAAGAGTGTGTGTGGGAGCAGAAAGACTGCGATTACAGCATGTGGGAAGGAAACCAGTCTCTGTACTCCATGTGTGCCCCCGGGCACGACGGTCACTGTGAATGGACCAGAATCGACACCGTAAATTATCGCCCCGAGACCACTCCTCCTCCAGAAACAACCCCTGCTATGATGGCTATTATATGA